From Pseudomonas alcaligenes, a single genomic window includes:
- the flgJ gene encoding flagellar assembly peptidoglycan hydrolase FlgJ, with protein MDSRVPAGLVSGKPYDSGAYTDLNRLSSFKVGGDSDSNIKKVAKEFESLFVNEMMKAMRKANEVFAEGNFMNSNESKTYQDMYDQQLAVTLSKSKHGIGLADVLERQLSSLANGGGKGRVNPFPQMAADAAAKAGDSGSAGSVGFKTAADGVRDDSKLLNQRRLSLPSKMTDRLLAGIVPASGVTEGQPLAGSDWVSESSKAVTESKPLSLDNSDAVSGRRVAQPPLAKAKSAFASAEDFVATMLPMAEEAAQKIGVDARYLVAQAALETGWGKSIIQQADGSSSHNLFGIKAQSGWDGDSARVLTTEYKGGKAVKEAAQFRTYDSFQQSFNDYVSFLQGNGRYQEALDATDNPERFVRELQEAGYATDPQYARKIAQIARQMQTYQAVAAADSSTTRT; from the coding sequence ATGGATTCCCGAGTTCCGGCCGGCCTGGTCAGCGGCAAGCCCTACGACAGCGGTGCCTACACCGACCTCAATCGCCTCAGCTCGTTCAAGGTCGGTGGCGACAGCGACAGCAACATCAAGAAGGTGGCCAAGGAGTTCGAGTCGCTGTTCGTCAACGAAATGATGAAGGCCATGCGCAAGGCGAACGAAGTGTTCGCCGAAGGCAACTTCATGAACAGCAACGAGAGCAAGACCTACCAGGACATGTACGACCAGCAGCTGGCCGTGACCCTGTCCAAGAGCAAGCACGGCATCGGTCTGGCCGATGTGCTGGAGCGCCAGCTGAGCAGCCTCGCCAATGGCGGTGGCAAGGGCCGGGTCAATCCGTTCCCGCAGATGGCTGCCGATGCCGCGGCCAAGGCCGGTGACAGCGGCAGTGCCGGCAGCGTTGGCTTCAAGACCGCCGCCGACGGCGTGCGCGACGACTCCAAGCTGCTCAACCAGCGCCGTCTGAGCCTGCCGAGCAAGATGACCGACCGCCTGCTGGCCGGCATCGTGCCGGCCAGCGGCGTGACCGAGGGCCAGCCACTGGCCGGCTCGGACTGGGTTTCCGAGTCGTCCAAGGCAGTCACCGAGAGCAAGCCGCTGAGCCTGGATAACAGCGATGCCGTCAGCGGTCGACGCGTGGCCCAGCCGCCGCTGGCCAAGGCCAAGTCGGCCTTCGCCTCGGCCGAGGACTTCGTCGCCACCATGCTGCCGATGGCCGAGGAAGCGGCGCAGAAGATCGGCGTCGATGCCCGCTACCTGGTGGCCCAGGCCGCCCTGGAAACCGGCTGGGGCAAGTCGATCATCCAGCAGGCCGACGGCAGCAGCAGCCACAACCTGTTCGGCATCAAGGCCCAGAGCGGCTGGGATGGCGATTCGGCACGGGTGCTGACCACCGAATACAAGGGCGGCAAGGCGGTCAAGGAGGCGGCGCAGTTCCGCACCTACGACTCCTTCCAGCAGAGCTTCAACGACTATGTGAGCTTCCTGCAGGGCAATGGCCGCTATCAAGAAGCGCTGGATGCGACCGATAACCCGGAACGCTTCGTGCGCGAGCTGCAGGAGGCCGGTTATGCCACCGACCCGCAGTACGCCCGCAAAATTGCGCAGATCGCCCGGCAGATGCAGACCTATCAGGCTGTAGCCGCCGCCGACAGCTCGACCACGAGGACCTGA
- the flgK gene encoding flagellar hook-associated protein FlgK — protein MADLLNIGLSGLSANKTSLAVTGHNITNVNTPGYSRQDTVQATRIPQFSGAGYIGSGTTLVDVRRIYNEFLTTQVRSSTALNSDVSAYLDQINQLDSLLAGSTTGITPGMQKLFAALQTAAEDPANIPARQLVLSEAEGLSKRFNTIYDRLYEQNSFINKQLSAVTDQVNQLATSIAGYNNAIAVAGANGQQPNDLLDAREEAVRKLSEFIGVTVVPQDDNTYNLFIGSGQPLVVGSTASKLEVVPGTSDPLRAEVQFVSGNSRQGITSLITGGEMGGLIRYREDVLDESLNSVGRLALSIADQVNSQLGQGLDLKGNFGEALFRDINDPTIIGQRSIARVGNSDTTANLNVLIEDTTTLTTSDYEVEFTSATEYTVRRISDGQMVSAIYDDDGDPDTPMVAAPSPYDISSATPLVFDGFSMNVASGTFAAGDRFRVMPTRTEASNIRTDLTNAEELAFASPLKAETSPANIGTGAITQPSMITQIDIYDPVAQAGLENSLRTTPPLRIVFTSTTDYDVVDTSGAVLSSNTIVPGQNNTQQITAGTAPNDFTFEITLSGRPSAGDNFTISFNTNGVSDNRNALKLVDLQNKSTIGIDPNFPTTTGASFTDGYGDLVERVGTLTSQARVDGEATTAILKQATDNRDSVSAVNLDEEAAKLIQFEQYYQASAQIIQVARSLFDTLINTF, from the coding sequence ATGGCTGACCTACTGAATATTGGCCTGTCCGGGCTGTCGGCGAACAAGACGTCGCTGGCGGTCACCGGCCACAACATCACCAACGTCAACACGCCCGGCTACTCGCGGCAGGACACGGTGCAGGCCACGCGCATCCCGCAGTTCAGTGGCGCCGGCTATATCGGTTCCGGCACCACCCTGGTCGACGTGCGGCGCATCTACAACGAATTCCTCACCACCCAGGTGCGCAGCAGCACGGCGCTGAACAGCGACGTGAGCGCCTACCTCGACCAGATCAACCAGCTCGACTCGTTGCTGGCCGGTAGCACCACCGGTATCACCCCTGGCATGCAGAAGCTGTTCGCCGCCCTGCAGACGGCCGCCGAAGACCCTGCCAACATTCCGGCGCGGCAATTGGTGCTGTCCGAGGCCGAAGGCCTGTCCAAGCGCTTCAACACCATCTACGACCGCCTGTACGAGCAGAACTCGTTCATCAACAAGCAACTCTCGGCGGTGACCGACCAGGTCAACCAGCTGGCCACCTCGATTGCCGGCTACAACAACGCCATCGCCGTGGCTGGGGCCAACGGCCAGCAGCCCAATGACCTGCTGGATGCCCGCGAAGAGGCGGTGCGCAAGCTTTCCGAGTTCATCGGCGTGACGGTGGTGCCGCAGGACGACAACACCTACAACCTGTTCATCGGCTCCGGCCAGCCGCTGGTGGTGGGTAGCACGGCGTCCAAGCTCGAAGTGGTGCCGGGCACCTCCGACCCGCTGCGTGCCGAAGTGCAGTTCGTCAGCGGCAACTCGCGTCAGGGCATCACCTCGCTGATCACCGGCGGTGAGATGGGCGGGCTGATCCGCTACCGCGAGGATGTGCTGGACGAGTCGCTCAACTCGGTAGGGCGCCTGGCCCTGTCGATCGCCGACCAGGTCAACAGCCAGCTGGGCCAGGGCCTGGATCTGAAGGGCAACTTCGGCGAGGCGTTGTTCCGCGATATCAATGACCCGACCATCATCGGCCAGCGCAGCATCGCGCGGGTCGGCAACAGCGACACCACAGCCAACCTCAACGTGCTGATCGAAGACACCACCACGCTGACTACCAGCGACTACGAGGTGGAGTTCACCAGCGCCACCGAGTACACGGTGCGGCGGATTTCCGACGGGCAGATGGTTTCGGCGATCTACGACGACGACGGCGACCCGGATACGCCGATGGTCGCGGCGCCGTCGCCCTACGACATCAGCAGCGCCACGCCGCTGGTGTTCGACGGTTTCTCGATGAATGTGGCTTCCGGCACCTTTGCCGCCGGCGACCGTTTCCGGGTGATGCCGACGCGTACCGAGGCGAGCAACATCCGCACCGACCTGACCAATGCCGAGGAGCTGGCCTTCGCTTCGCCGCTCAAGGCGGAAACCAGCCCGGCCAACATCGGCACCGGCGCCATCACCCAGCCGAGCATGATCACCCAGATCGACATCTACGATCCGGTGGCCCAGGCCGGCCTGGAGAACAGCCTGCGTACCACGCCGCCGCTGCGCATCGTGTTCACCTCGACCACCGACTACGACGTGGTCGACACCAGTGGCGCGGTGCTGAGCAGCAACACCATAGTGCCGGGGCAGAACAACACCCAGCAGATCACCGCCGGTACCGCGCCGAATGACTTCACCTTCGAGATCACCCTGAGCGGGCGGCCGAGCGCGGGCGACAACTTCACCATCTCCTTCAACACCAACGGCGTGTCGGACAACCGCAATGCCCTGAAGCTGGTGGATCTGCAGAACAAATCGACGATCGGCATCGATCCCAACTTCCCGACCACCACCGGTGCGAGTTTTACTGATGGTTATGGTGATCTGGTGGAGCGGGTCGGCACCCTGACCAGCCAGGCGCGAGTGGATGGCGAGGCGACCACGGCAATCCTCAAGCAGGCCACCGACAACCGCGACTCGGTGTCGGCGGTGAACCTCGATGAAGAGGCGGCCAAGCTGATCCAATTCGAACAGTATTACCAGGCTTCGGCGCAGATCATTCAAGTCGCGCGCAGCCTGTTCGATACTCTGATCAACACCTTCTAA
- a CDS encoding flagellar hook-associated protein 3 has product MVMRISSIQAFNNGVNGIGRNYSDVIRTQEQISSGKRILTPADDPVASVRLLQLEQQQSMLTQYKDNLTAAKNSLTQEETTLNSVNTVLQRIRELAVQAGGGALSAQDRQSIAKELEEREGELLNLMNSRNARGEYLFSGNLGKTEPFVRNPDGTYSYFGDEGQRSLQVASSTTVAINDNGKTLFEDVTNANRVLNTNGVNNAALASQVPPLPATTIPALPSNQQRVFMSPGLVQDNDTFNSTFRSGEPYSLVFVSGSEFRIYDGAGADVTSEIQGGGQIDPLASNGNVINFRGMRFQLDVVLQQGDNELDLDNLLADTATPGTPGINTHSFTLQAAPTDFAVTRSSTNASTAVVSGGTISNQATFNSQFPTSGVVLRFTNATDYDVYAQPVGSSSTPIASGTAAGPYPSTFTVFGVDFSLSGAAAAGDEFGIKPQFQEQRSILNSISRLRQALESSPTSPAGNLAIRDEVAIALTNLDNGIGQVLEVQTEIGARLNLVESTETDNEDVTLVNKSVQADLRELDYAEALSRLSFQTVILEAAQQSYVKIAGLSLFNQLR; this is encoded by the coding sequence ATGGTCATGCGCATCTCTTCCATCCAGGCCTTCAACAATGGCGTCAATGGCATTGGGCGCAACTATTCCGATGTGATCCGCACCCAGGAGCAGATCAGCAGCGGCAAGCGCATCCTCACCCCGGCGGACGACCCGGTGGCTTCGGTGCGCCTGCTGCAACTGGAACAGCAGCAGTCGATGCTGACCCAGTACAAGGACAACCTGACAGCGGCAAAGAACAGCCTGACCCAGGAAGAAACCACCCTCAATTCGGTCAATACCGTGCTGCAGCGCATCCGCGAGCTGGCCGTGCAGGCCGGTGGTGGGGCGCTCTCGGCCCAGGATCGGCAGTCCATCGCCAAGGAGCTGGAAGAGCGCGAGGGCGAGCTGCTTAACCTGATGAACAGCCGCAATGCCCGCGGCGAGTACCTGTTCTCCGGCAACCTGGGCAAGACCGAACCCTTTGTGCGCAACCCGGACGGTACCTATTCCTACTTCGGCGACGAGGGCCAGCGCAGCCTGCAGGTGGCCAGTTCGACCACGGTGGCGATCAACGACAACGGCAAGACCCTGTTCGAGGACGTGACCAACGCCAACCGGGTGCTCAACACCAACGGTGTCAATAATGCGGCGTTGGCCAGCCAGGTGCCGCCACTGCCGGCCACCACCATTCCGGCCCTGCCGAGCAACCAGCAGCGGGTGTTCATGTCGCCGGGCCTGGTTCAGGACAACGACACCTTCAACAGCACCTTCCGCAGCGGCGAACCCTATTCGCTGGTGTTCGTCAGCGGCAGCGAGTTCCGTATCTACGACGGCGCCGGTGCCGACGTGACCTCGGAGATCCAGGGCGGCGGACAGATCGACCCGCTGGCCAGCAACGGCAACGTCATCAACTTCCGCGGCATGCGCTTCCAGCTGGATGTGGTACTGCAGCAAGGCGACAACGAGCTGGATCTGGACAACCTGCTGGCCGATACGGCGACCCCCGGTACGCCGGGCATCAACACCCACAGCTTCACCCTGCAGGCGGCGCCGACCGATTTTGCCGTCACCCGCTCCTCGACCAACGCCTCCACGGCGGTGGTTTCCGGTGGCACCATCAGCAACCAGGCGACCTTCAACTCGCAGTTCCCTACATCGGGGGTGGTGCTGCGCTTCACCAACGCCACCGACTACGACGTCTATGCCCAGCCGGTCGGCTCCAGCAGCACGCCGATCGCCTCGGGCACCGCGGCCGGGCCCTATCCGTCGACCTTCACCGTGTTCGGCGTGGACTTCAGCCTCAGTGGGGCGGCTGCGGCCGGCGACGAGTTCGGCATCAAGCCGCAGTTCCAGGAACAGCGCAGCATCCTCAACAGCATTTCCCGCCTGCGCCAGGCGCTGGAGTCTTCGCCGACCTCGCCGGCTGGCAACCTGGCGATCCGCGACGAAGTGGCGATTGCCCTGACCAACCTCGACAACGGCATCGGCCAGGTGCTGGAGGTGCAGACCGAGATCGGCGCGCGCCTGAACCTGGTGGAGTCCACCGAGACCGACAACGAGGACGTGACCCTGGTCAACAAGTCGGTACAGGCCGACCTGCGCGAACTGGACTATGCCGAAGCACTGTCGCGCCTGTCGTTCCAGACGGTGATTCTCGAGGCTGCGCAGCAGAGCTACGTGAAGATCGCCGGCCTCAGCCTGTTCAACCAGCTGCGCTGA
- a CDS encoding tetratricopeptide repeat protein gives MTVDTEWLVDFFRRQARLGFEEGDYTRTRNSCREVLQYVPGDVESLSLLGEAALASRDSVTAQRTFDQLLELEPENAEHAMKLGQACLQTQDWPVAVAAFKQVQLLQPDHTGAAEALTLLTQLQERLNILDQLPAAQPGRNDPCPCGSGLKYKKCCLEKSSQHLIAQHLEQAFAAEQWAQVVSLADELQGSSVALRRAIALARYQLSQRELAYPLVQVAYRESPADLELRAALADLELDHNVAVAQSHAEAVLAVDHGQWRASLVLAAVHARRGHPEQSEAALRELLRHNPDCSLAWQRLSHFLRKSQRLEDDLQAMQEWTERCPQTADAWCHRGMSAVMTARFADGRQYLEQALQIEPEHYEALCWLGQSYQSEQDPHTALQYLSRGLQIKPDYQPGWNMLGGVYQSVGRQHESEGCFMRALAISPTQPLAWNNLANIYLDGQLLGEAERVMQVALELNPNSPSLWNNLGNILSAAKRLKEALVAFRKCVELDPSYDPVLVNLAGVESHFGNLDRSIELLRDAIEVPGATTNLLFFANYHADWSGEQVFSLYKEVTARYPARQYFQYDNPRTSNRRLRIGYMSPDFRNHVCAIFIEPLLSRHDHQQFEVFAYSLVRREDTVTERFIGHVDHWRHCVGLSDQAIAEQIRADGIDVLIDLAGHTGSSRLQVFALKPAPVQVSWWMGFAFGTGLKQVDYFLADEQMLPAGCESSFAEQLWRMPAPAVAYVPPQHMVAEVGELPALRNGYVTFGSLTRPVRLNHKVIRVWSELLRRVPDSRLMLDSSSFNDASLQQHYLDLFAEQGIDPERIVLGFTSPATAALAQMDIALDCFPHNSGTTLYESLYMGLPVVSLRDRPSMGRVGALILHGAGRDEWIADTEAEYLDKLVALAGDLPALAGIRAGLRAEMLASKLCDAEDFTRRMEQTYRQMWQRYCEQGEQQ, from the coding sequence ATGACAGTCGATACCGAGTGGCTAGTGGATTTCTTCCGCCGTCAGGCGCGCCTGGGCTTTGAGGAGGGCGACTACACCCGCACGCGCAACAGCTGCCGTGAGGTGCTGCAGTATGTCCCCGGGGATGTGGAGTCCTTGTCATTGCTTGGCGAGGCCGCCTTGGCCAGCCGCGATAGCGTGACGGCCCAGCGTACTTTCGATCAGCTGCTCGAGCTCGAGCCGGAGAATGCCGAGCATGCGATGAAGCTGGGCCAGGCCTGCCTGCAGACCCAGGACTGGCCGGTCGCCGTAGCCGCCTTCAAGCAGGTGCAGCTATTGCAGCCCGATCATACGGGCGCCGCCGAGGCTCTGACGCTGCTGACCCAGCTGCAGGAACGTCTGAATATTCTCGACCAGCTGCCAGCCGCCCAGCCGGGGCGTAACGACCCTTGCCCCTGCGGCAGCGGCCTCAAGTACAAGAAGTGCTGCCTGGAGAAAAGCTCGCAGCATCTGATTGCGCAGCATCTTGAGCAGGCTTTTGCCGCCGAGCAGTGGGCGCAGGTAGTGTCGCTGGCCGATGAGTTGCAGGGCTCCTCCGTGGCTCTGCGCCGTGCCATTGCGTTGGCGCGCTATCAGTTGAGTCAGCGCGAGCTGGCTTACCCGCTGGTGCAGGTGGCCTACCGCGAGAGTCCGGCCGATCTAGAGCTGCGCGCCGCGTTGGCCGATCTGGAGCTGGATCACAATGTTGCAGTCGCCCAGTCGCATGCCGAAGCGGTGCTGGCGGTAGATCACGGCCAGTGGCGGGCCAGCCTGGTGCTGGCCGCCGTGCATGCACGGCGGGGCCACCCTGAGCAGTCCGAGGCGGCGCTGCGCGAATTGCTGCGGCATAACCCCGACTGTTCTCTGGCCTGGCAGCGCCTGAGTCATTTCCTGCGCAAGTCCCAGCGTCTGGAGGACGACCTGCAGGCCATGCAGGAATGGACTGAGCGCTGCCCGCAGACTGCCGATGCCTGGTGCCACCGCGGTATGTCGGCGGTGATGACGGCGCGCTTTGCCGATGGCCGGCAGTATCTGGAGCAGGCGCTGCAGATTGAGCCGGAGCACTACGAGGCGCTGTGCTGGCTGGGGCAGTCCTACCAGAGCGAGCAGGATCCGCATACCGCACTTCAGTATTTGTCCCGTGGCTTGCAGATCAAGCCGGATTACCAGCCGGGCTGGAACATGCTCGGCGGGGTCTACCAGTCGGTGGGCCGCCAGCATGAGTCCGAAGGCTGTTTCATGCGTGCCCTGGCGATTTCCCCGACCCAGCCGCTGGCTTGGAACAACCTGGCCAACATCTACCTGGACGGGCAATTGCTGGGCGAGGCGGAGCGGGTCATGCAGGTTGCCCTGGAGCTGAATCCGAACTCACCAAGCTTGTGGAACAACCTGGGCAATATCCTGAGTGCCGCCAAGCGCCTCAAGGAGGCGTTGGTGGCCTTCCGCAAGTGCGTCGAGCTGGATCCCAGTTACGACCCGGTACTGGTCAACCTGGCCGGGGTGGAGTCGCATTTCGGCAACCTAGATCGCTCGATCGAGCTGCTGCGTGACGCCATCGAGGTGCCGGGGGCGACCACCAATCTGCTGTTCTTCGCCAACTATCATGCGGATTGGAGCGGGGAGCAGGTGTTCTCGCTGTACAAGGAGGTCACCGCGCGTTACCCGGCCCGGCAGTATTTCCAGTACGACAACCCGCGTACCAGCAATCGCCGCCTGCGCATTGGCTACATGTCGCCGGACTTCCGCAACCATGTCTGTGCGATCTTCATCGAGCCGCTGCTGAGCCGGCATGATCACCAGCAGTTCGAAGTTTTCGCCTATTCCCTGGTGCGTCGCGAAGACACGGTCACCGAGCGCTTTATCGGTCATGTCGATCACTGGCGGCATTGCGTAGGCCTCAGCGACCAGGCGATTGCCGAGCAGATTCGCGCCGATGGTATTGATGTGTTGATCGATCTGGCCGGCCATACCGGCAGCAGTCGTCTGCAGGTGTTTGCCCTCAAGCCGGCGCCGGTACAGGTCAGTTGGTGGATGGGCTTTGCCTTCGGTACCGGCCTCAAGCAGGTGGACTATTTCCTGGCCGACGAGCAGATGCTGCCGGCTGGTTGTGAGTCGTCCTTTGCCGAGCAGCTCTGGCGCATGCCGGCTCCGGCGGTGGCCTATGTGCCGCCGCAGCACATGGTGGCCGAGGTGGGTGAGCTACCGGCGCTGCGCAATGGCTATGTCACCTTCGGCAGCCTGACGCGCCCGGTGCGCCTCAATCACAAGGTCATTCGGGTCTGGTCCGAGCTGCTCCGGCGCGTGCCCGATTCTCGCCTGATGCTCGATAGCAGCTCCTTCAATGACGCGAGCCTGCAACAGCACTATCTGGATCTGTTTGCCGAGCAGGGCATCGACCCTGAGCGCATCGTGCTGGGCTTCACCTCTCCGGCAACCGCCGCCCTGGCGCAGATGGACATCGCCCTGGATTGCTTCCCACATAACTCAGGTACCACCCTCTACGAGAGCCTTTACATGGGCCTGCCGGTAGTGAGCCTGCGCGACCGGCCGTCCATGGGCCGGGTTGGCGCGCTGATCCTGCACGGCGCAGGCCGTGATGAGTGGATCGCCGATACAGAAGCGGAATATCTCGATAAGCTGGTGGCACTGGCTGGCGATCTGCCAGCGCTGGCAGGCATTCGCGCCGGCCTGCGCGCTGAAATGCTGGCGTCCAAGCTCTGCGATGCCGAGGACTTCACCCGCAGAATGGAACAGACCTACCGGCAGATGTGGCAACGCTACTGCGAACAAGGAGAACAACAATGA
- the rfbF gene encoding glucose-1-phosphate cytidylyltransferase, protein MKAVILAGGLGTRISEESHLKPKPMIEIGGKPILWHIMKQYSAHGIQDFVICLGYKGYAIKDFFANYFLHTSDVTFDMRSNQMEVHQNYSEPWRVTLVDTGEDTMTGGRLRRVGRFLEEDEAFCFTYGDGVSDLNIAALVAFHKQHGKHATVTAVQPPGRYGALAREGDQVTGFVEKPRGDGGWINGGFFVLSPKVLPYIAEDSTTWEAEPLGQLASEGQLMAFQHEGFWHPMDTLRDKNYLEQLWQSGEAPWKQWS, encoded by the coding sequence ATGAAAGCAGTGATCCTGGCCGGTGGCCTGGGCACCCGCATCAGCGAGGAATCGCACCTCAAGCCCAAGCCAATGATCGAGATCGGCGGCAAGCCGATCCTCTGGCACATCATGAAGCAGTACTCGGCCCACGGCATTCAGGACTTCGTTATCTGCCTGGGCTACAAGGGCTATGCGATCAAGGACTTCTTCGCCAACTACTTCCTGCACACCTCCGATGTCACCTTCGACATGCGCAGCAACCAGATGGAAGTGCACCAGAACTACAGCGAGCCGTGGCGCGTGACCCTGGTCGATACCGGGGAAGACACCATGACCGGTGGACGCTTGCGTAGAGTTGGACGCTTCCTCGAAGAGGACGAAGCCTTCTGCTTCACCTACGGCGACGGCGTATCCGACCTGAACATCGCGGCCCTGGTGGCCTTTCATAAACAGCACGGCAAGCACGCCACCGTCACTGCAGTGCAGCCGCCGGGCCGCTACGGCGCCCTGGCCCGCGAAGGTGACCAGGTCACCGGCTTCGTCGAGAAGCCGCGCGGCGACGGCGGCTGGATCAATGGCGGCTTCTTCGTCCTGTCGCCCAAGGTGCTGCCCTATATAGCCGAGGACTCCACTACCTGGGAGGCCGAGCCGTTGGGTCAGCTGGCCAGTGAAGGGCAGTTGATGGCCTTCCAGCACGAAGGTTTCTGGCACCCGATGGACACCCTGCGCGACAAGAACTACCTGGAACAGCTGTGGCAGAGCGGAGAGGCACCTTGGAAACAGTGGAGCTGA
- the rfbG gene encoding CDP-glucose 4,6-dehydratase, protein MELSREFWRGKRVLLTGHTGFKGGWLALWLQSWGAEVTGFALDPSTDPSLFELARVGEGIDSRIGDLRDLPALLSLVAEVKPEIVLHLAAQPLVREGYRDPLGTYASNVMGTLHLLEAVRQAGGVKACVVVTTDKVYANHEWAWPYRESEPLGGHDPYSSSKACCELVAQSFASSYFPVSRYAEHGLALATARAGNVLGGGDFSADRLVPDVLAAWTRGEPVTLRYPQAVRPWQHALEPLAGYLQLAQGLYEQGAAVAGAWNFGPADGDTCNVGEVVARLAARWPQAPGLKIEPSELHEAGLLRLDSSRARQLLGWQPRWALDDCLQQTLDWHLAWQRGDDMRAMTLAQLAGYWGQA, encoded by the coding sequence GTGGAGCTGAGCCGCGAGTTCTGGCGCGGCAAGCGCGTCCTGCTGACCGGCCATACCGGCTTCAAGGGCGGCTGGCTGGCGCTCTGGCTGCAGAGCTGGGGCGCTGAGGTCACCGGCTTTGCTCTCGACCCGTCCACCGATCCCAGCCTGTTCGAGCTGGCGCGGGTGGGCGAGGGCATCGACAGCCGCATCGGCGACCTGCGCGATCTGCCGGCTCTGCTGAGCCTGGTGGCCGAGGTTAAGCCGGAGATCGTCCTGCACCTGGCGGCCCAGCCGCTGGTGCGCGAGGGCTACCGCGACCCGCTGGGCACCTACGCCAGCAACGTGATGGGCACCCTGCACCTGCTCGAGGCCGTGCGTCAGGCCGGCGGCGTGAAGGCCTGCGTGGTGGTGACCACTGACAAGGTCTACGCCAACCACGAATGGGCCTGGCCGTACCGGGAGAGCGAGCCACTCGGTGGCCACGATCCCTACAGCAGCAGCAAGGCCTGCTGTGAGCTGGTGGCGCAGTCCTTCGCGTCTTCCTATTTCCCCGTTTCGCGCTATGCCGAACATGGCCTGGCCCTGGCCACGGCGCGCGCCGGCAATGTGTTGGGCGGCGGTGATTTCTCCGCCGATCGCCTGGTGCCGGACGTACTGGCTGCCTGGACGCGCGGCGAGCCGGTGACCCTGCGCTATCCGCAGGCTGTGCGCCCCTGGCAGCATGCCCTGGAGCCGTTGGCCGGCTACCTGCAACTGGCCCAGGGCCTCTATGAGCAGGGCGCGGCCGTAGCCGGCGCCTGGAACTTCGGCCCGGCCGACGGCGATACCTGCAATGTCGGCGAGGTGGTGGCGCGCCTGGCCGCACGCTGGCCGCAGGCGCCGGGGCTGAAGATCGAACCGAGCGAATTGCACGAGGCGGGCCTGCTGCGCCTGGACAGCAGCCGGGCGCGCCAGCTGCTCGGCTGGCAGCCGCGTTGGGCGCTGGATGACTGCCTGCAGCAGACCCTCGACTGGCATCTGGCCTGGCAGCGCGGCGACGACATGCGCGCCATGACTCTGGCGCAGCTGGCCGGCTACTGGGGGCAGGCATGA
- a CDS encoding dTDP-4-dehydrorhamnose 3,5-epimerase family protein, whose protein sequence is MSELQLLELPLPGLFVLQHRVHQDERGRFARLYCEGSLEAFGQPFYVRQINQSLTRERGTVRGLHFQYPPHAESKLISCLRGVVWDVAVDVRQGSPTFLHWHAERLEAGDGRSLLLPPGFAHGFQALSDDAELLYLHSADYTPGHEGGLSVSDPRLAIDWPLPFKSLSARDAGHPLLDESFQGVRL, encoded by the coding sequence ATGAGCGAGCTGCAGCTGCTCGAGCTGCCGCTGCCTGGTCTGTTCGTTCTGCAGCACCGCGTGCATCAGGACGAGCGCGGGCGTTTCGCCCGCCTGTACTGTGAGGGCAGCCTGGAGGCGTTCGGCCAACCTTTCTATGTACGCCAGATCAACCAGTCGCTGACCCGTGAGCGCGGCACCGTGCGCGGCCTGCATTTCCAGTATCCGCCGCATGCCGAGAGCAAGCTGATCAGCTGCCTGCGCGGTGTGGTCTGGGACGTAGCGGTGGACGTTCGGCAAGGCTCGCCGACCTTCCTGCACTGGCACGCCGAGCGCCTGGAGGCTGGTGACGGCCGTAGCCTGCTGTTACCGCCGGGCTTCGCCCATGGTTTCCAGGCGTTGAGCGACGATGCTGAACTGCTTTACCTGCACAGCGCCGATTACACCCCGGGGCATGAGGGCGGCTTGTCCGTCAGTGACCCGCGCCTGGCCATCGACTGGCCGCTGCCATTCAAGAGCCTGTCGGCCCGCGATGCCGGCCATCCGCTGCTGGATGAGAGTTTCCAAGGAGTACGTCTATGA